A part of Silurus meridionalis isolate SWU-2019-XX chromosome 18, ASM1480568v1, whole genome shotgun sequence genomic DNA contains:
- the ostm1 gene encoding osteopetrosis-associated transmembrane protein 1, with the protein MRSLNGVLCLLFSLSLMLDQISIRASDASGDEERTASDFQENIFFPSLSLSMSEEQEITKYCLDLMHEYGRTYSSLASCLVSSARPVKVCQNCYGRNNSFQEVFANISTGMGPGNMSCEEVLFRSDRLMLLINLYNYLEDVWTVSECLNCLSKDRGSVSNTTLYFLDLHNQSLSCFEKYKQGNYSKLCVDCRPSYKVLNDFYSKMSNNNSLCIDIEDAMNMTRHLWSTTYKCSLQREENVPVIAVSSFMLFLPLIFYLSNYLHSEQKKRKLMHPRRVKSSHSLKNSQEKYS; encoded by the exons ATGAGGAGTTTAAatggtgtgttgtgtttgttattCAGTCTGAGTTTAATGTTAGATCAGATCTCTATCCGTGCTTCAGACGCGAGTGGAGACGAAGAGCGAACAGCGAGTGATTTCCAGGAGAACATCTTCTTCCCCTCTCTGAGCCTGAGCATGTCTGAGGAGCAGGAGATCACTAAATATTGCTTGGACCTGATGCATGAGTATGGTCGGACGTATTCGAGTTTAGCGAGCTGCCTGGTGTCTAGCGCACGACCTGTCAAAGTGTGTCAGAACTGCTATGGCAGGAACAACAGCTTCCAGGAGGTCTTTGCGAACATCTCCACAGGG ATGGGACCCGGGAACATGAGCTGTGAAGAGGTCCTCTTTCGCTCAGACAGACTGATGCTGCTCATCAACCTTTACAATTATCTGGAAGACGTCTGGACGGTGTCTGAATGTCTCA ATTGTCTGTCTAAAGATCGGGGGAGCGTGTCGAATACAACACTTTACTTCCTGGATCTACACAATCAGTCGCTGAGCTGCTTTGAAAAATACAAGCAG gggAACTACTCCAAGCTGTGTGTAGATTGCAGGCCATCATATAAAGTTCTCAACGATTTCTATAGCAAAATGTCGAACAACAATTCCCTCTGCATCGATATAGAGGATGCG ATGAACATGACGAGGCATTTGTGGAGCACGACCTACAAATGTTCTTTACAGCGTGAGGAGAACGTTCCGGTCATCGCCGTGTCCAGCTTCATGCTCTTCCTTCCGCTCATCTTCTACTTAAGCAACTATCTGCACTCTGAGCAGAAGAAACGCAAGCTCATGCACC